Proteins encoded together in one Dehalococcoidales bacterium window:
- a CDS encoding type II toxin-antitoxin system HicB family antitoxin, whose protein sequence is MVRSYRVILEPNEEGGYTVSVPILPGCISEGDNREEALANIKEAIELYIASLTDDGEPVPSEDSVEEAVVEVIA, encoded by the coding sequence ATGGTAAGGAGTTACAGGGTAATACTTGAGCCTAATGAAGAGGGCGGGTATACGGTATCTGTTCCTATCCTGCCTGGCTGTATCAGCGAAGGAGATAACCGCGAAGAAGCTCTGGCTAATATCAAAGAAGCCATAGAGCTTTATATTGCCAGCCTCACCGATGACGGCGAGCCTGTTCCTTCGGAGGATTCGGTTGAAGAAGCCGTTGTCGAGGTTATTGCATGA
- a CDS encoding type II toxin-antitoxin system HicA family toxin, whose protein sequence is MPKLPQISGSQLVKILQALGYSMVRQRGSHIRMRKITASGEHAITVPEHKVVAKGTLNDIVNKVSLWNNITKEDIIQRLKHS, encoded by the coding sequence ATGCCAAAGCTGCCTCAAATTAGCGGCTCACAGCTGGTTAAAATTCTCCAGGCTTTGGGTTATAGCATGGTAAGACAGCGCGGCAGTCATATCCGTATGAGAAAAATAACAGCTTCAGGTGAACATGCCATTACTGTCCCAGAACATAAAGTCGTCGCCAAAGGTACCCTCAATGATATCGTCAACAAAGTGAGTCTCTGGAACAACATTACCAAAGAAGACATTATCCAGCGGCTTAAACACAGCTAA